Below is a window of Candidatus Rickettsiella isopodorum DNA.
CGCTAATTTTAATTATCGGCTTAAAATTATTAACTATTCTCTTAGTACAACCACTGACACAAATTGGTGCAAGTTTGGCTTTAGGTCATTTAAGCAATTAAAATTTAATTGCTTTCTTTTTTTCCTGCCCATACAACTTCAAATTAGTTCATTTCTGGCAAAAATTACTCATCGTTTTTATCAATGGGTTTAATAGTTCTTTAATCTTTAATCGATACAATAATTGGCGAAGAAATTGACTGAGTCAAAAGGATAAATCAATCGAATATTAAATACGAGATGATTATGCCTAACCACACACCGCTTCCTTTACCGAATTTTTTTAATAAAAAACGCCCTCCTAACTTAAATCTTACGCCCAGAAACAACTCATCTACCTCTATTAACTTCTCAGAAGCACCTTCTCTTCCTGATACCATATCAACTTGCACTACACCTAAAGTAAAAGCTTTTCTAGCCACATCAAGTTTAGATAACATTAAAAATCTAATAACTTATAATAGTAAAAAGCCAATAAAGAATGGTCAAAATGGAATTGTTAAAACAGTTACCTTATCACTCTCTCTAAAAAATGAAACTCGTACGTTGGTTGAAAAACAAGGGGGTTCCAGTGTCAATCGTGAAATTAAGATCACTAATGCCATTAAAACCACAACTTCTTCAAATTTTCCCTATCATTTATTTGCATTACCTATTCATCAAGAATCAAGCCAAATAACAAATACTCTTTATACCTGTTACAGAGCCCTTGGTGATCTTCAAACTAACATTGGATATATTCAACAAAAGCTCCAATTAGAAGATAGTTCAGCTTTTAGCTATATTTTTCAGGTATTTCATCAACTTACCATAGCTCTGGATGCATTACATAACTCAGATTTTAAGGATGAAGAAGGCAATATTCACCAAGGTATTGTCCATAACGATATTAAGCCCGATAATATTTTTCTTAAAATTAGAAGTATCGAATTAGCCGATTTTGGTTGCGCTTATTTTAAAAATACCTCAGCCCCACAATATGCCACATTTTTATTCTCAGCTCCCGAACTTTGGACGAATGAAAACTTTTGTCAACAAGTTATCCTAAATAGTGATAAATCAGATATATGGTCTCTCGGTGCAAGCTTGATGTACCTATTATCTAATGAATTAATGGCTCCTTCTTTAGAAAAACTTTCTGAATTAGATAAAATTTTGAGATATCAAGAATGGGCAAAAAATTACTCTCAACAATGGAAAAGTCTTATAGCTAAAATTTTTACCTCTGTGAAAAACTTTAGTTCAGAAAAAGACATTGTTAGTTTGTTAAAAGAAAATATAAACCTTAAATTACATTCCATTGATACAATTAATAAAAAATTGATATTAAATAATTTGGCACTGTTAATGCAAGCCCCTATTGAGGTTAGGCCGAGTGCTAACGAATTAAAAATTATATTGGATAAACTCGATTTTATTATTGATGGAGAGCCAGAAATTTTTATTTCGCAGTTATTAAATCGAAATAGTAGTAACGTTAATACTGCTTGTTCCAAACTAACAAACGGTTATGTATCTATTTCAGATTTAAATATGAACATGCCTAGATAATATTCTAAGATAAAAAATGCTGTTTATGTTTGCGTCGGTTTATATATACCTGACGTAATGAAATAGCCGCCAGTACAATAAAAATTATTAATGTCCATCCTGGCATGCTTAAGTTTAAAAAACGCCAAGTTCCGCTACCACAATTGCTGGTCCCTTGAAAAAACAATGCAATAATCTTGTGAAAATAAATAGAGGTACTATATTGCGCAATTGTCGCTTGGCAACTGATTAACTGGTCCGAAGGAAAATGTTCTAACCAGAGTTGCCGGCTTGCTACCACGGCACCCGCTACTGCAAATAAAAAAGTTAAGGTATGTAGAAAGCAACGCGTTACGGGTTCAAAATTAAACAATCCACCCATTAGAAATAAAAGGCCTAACAGCGTAATTAAAAATCGTTGAATAATACAGAGTGGACAAGGAATAATCCCAACTTTATATTGCAAATAGGCCGCAATCGCTAATACTAAGGCGCAAAGAAAAAATGTCAATAAATCGATCCAGCGAGTAACGGGTAAATGCATATTCTAATCCCTACCGTTAGGTTGAGGCTTGCTGTAAACTACTATACCTCATCTAGCAAACTGTACAAAGTTCAACATCATGAGGCTTTTATTATTTCTATCGTATTATAATTTGTTTTCCTATAGGAAATTATTTATGCGCCTGTCAGTTAAAAACTCGTTAAATCGTTTCCTTAGTTTAAAACTTGTTAGAGCGATAGGAATCCTATCCCCAAATCAAACTCGGCCCATTAATTAGGAATTCTAGTATGGCACAAAATGTAACGCAAAAATTAATTAACTTACATAAGGTCGAAGGTGAAATGCAACCGGGTACAGAAATTGCCTTAAAAATAGACCAAACATTGTGCCAAGATGCCACAGGAACGATGGTGATGCTCGAATGTGAAGCAATGGGATTAAATCAGACTAAAGCAGAAATTTCAGTACAATACATTGATCATAACCTATTACAAACAGACTTTAAAAATGCAGATGACCATTTATTTTTACTTAGCGCTTGTAAAAAATTTGGTCTTTATTACAGCGGCCCAGGTAATGGTGTTAGCCATCCTGTGCATATGGAACGTTTTGGAAAACCAGGAAAAACCTTACTGGGCTCAGATAGCCATACCTGTGCGGCAGGATCTTTGGGCATGCTAGCCATTGGGGCAGGTGGATTAGAAGTTGCCATGGCTATTGCAGGACAACCCTTTCACGTCGCCATGCCGAAAGTTTGGGGCGTAAAATTAACCAATTCACTCCCGGACTGGATCAGCGCTAAAGATATCATTCTCGAATTATTACGTCGCCATGATGTGGATGGTGGAATAGGGAAAATTATTGAATATTATGGTCCTGGACTGAAACATTTATCTGCGATGGATCGTCATGTCATTGCCAACATGGGCGCGGAACTCGGTGCAACGACCAGTGTATTTCCATCGGATGCAATGACACGGGAATTCCTGAAATTACAACAACGTGAATCGGATTGGCAAGAAATTATTGCCGACAAAAATGCAAGTTATGATGAACAGGATGAAATCGATCTTTCCCAGCTTGAGCCTTTAATTGCATTACCTTCTAGCCCAGGAAAAGTAGTTCCTATCCAAGAAGTTGTCGGACGTCCTATCTACCAAACAATGATCGGTTCATCCGCCAATCCTGGACTAAGAGATTTTGCTGTTGCAGCAGAAATTGTCGCTGGAAGACAAATAGCACCGGGGGTTTCGTTTGATATAAACCCAACTTCGCGCCAAATTTTAGAAAATATGGTTGAACTAGGCATTTTAGAAAAATTAATTCGAGCTGGCGGCCGTATTCATCAAGCAGGATGTAATGGATGTATCGGAATGGGTCAGGCACCTGCTTCTGGAAAAATAAGTTTACGTACCGTACCAAGAAATTTTCCGGGTCGATCGGGAACAAAAGAAGACCAAGTCTATCTCTGTAGTCCAGAAATTGCCGCAGTGTCAGCTTTAACCGGAGTTATCACCGATCCTCGTTCTTTAAAAAATAAAGCTTATCCCCGTTTTAAAGAGCCGCAAAAAATTATTATTAATACAATGATGTTAGTGCCACCTTCTAAAAATCCTAACGAAGTAAAATTGACTAAAGGTCCTAATATCCAACCGTTGCCTATCCTTCCTCCTTTAGCCGATAACATTGAAGGGCCGGTTTTAATTAAAGTGGGTGATGATATTTCTACCGACACAATTCTACCGGCGGGTGCTAAAGTACTTCCTTTTCGGAGCAATATCCCTGGAATTAGTCAGTTTGTTTTTGATCAAATTGATCCCTCTTATCCAAAAAGAGCTTTAGAATATCAGAAGACCGGATCAATTATTGTTGGCGGTGAAAACTATGGACAAGGTTCCAGTCGGGAACATGCTGCTATTGCACCCCGTTATTTGGGTGTGCAAGCAGTGCTAGTGAAACAATTTGCGCGCATTCATAGACAAAATCTAGTTAACTTTGGAATCTTACCTCTGATTTTCAGCAACTCTGTTGATTATGACACAATTGACCAAGGTGATGTTTTATTAATTAAAGATATCCGTGAAACTATTCAGAAATCTGAGAAACTGATCGTTCATAATAAAACTAAAAATAAAAATTACACAGTTACTCACCCTTTAACTTCACGAGAATTAAAAGTATTATTAGCCGGCGGTCTCATTAATTGGATAAAACAATAAAGGTTTTACTGGAAATAATCTTTAAAAAGTGTTTTCGGTGATTTTTTTTCATACAAAATATGATACACGCCTTCACAAAACGGCGCTTTAACACCATATTTTTTTATTAAAAAGAAAATATTTTTTGCGGTATCATAACCTTCCGTAGTGCCAATTAATTTTTTAATTTCCTCCAAGCTTTCTCCTTGTCCCAAAGCTAAACCTAAACGGCGATTGCGAGATTGATTATCCGTGCAGGTTAATACCAGATCTCCAAGCCCCGACAGCCCTAAGAAAGTATCCTGCTTTGCACCTAATGTTAAACCTAGTTCAATCATTTCTGATAATCCGGAAGTAATCACCGCCGCTTTTGCATTAGCGCCAAACCCTAAGCCCTCTGTTATGCCGACAGCAATAGCCAATATATTTTTCATCGCACCACCAAGTTCTACACCCATAATATCTTGTGTCATTTCCACACGAAAATTTTTAGTCTGAAATCTTAGTAATAAGTCCTTTGCAAAATCATAATTTTCCGACGCAATGCAGACAGCCGTAGGCAAGCCCATAGCAACTTCCTTCGCAAAGCTAGGGCCTGATAGCACTGCCATTTCTATATCTCCCAGTACCTCTTGAACCACTTCATTTAATAATTGATGTTTTTCAGAATCTAAACCTTTACTTGCCCATAACAAGCGCTGATTAGTCTGCAAATAAGGCTGCATTTTCTTTAAAGTTGTATGAAAAGCGGCACTTGGCACAACAATTAAAATATCTTGCGTTTCGGACAGAACCGTTTGGTAATCATCCGAACAAGTAATATTAGAAGGAAAAATAATATCCGGCAAATAACGCTCGTTAGTTTTTTTAGTATTTATTTCCGCAACTTGTTGTTTTTCATAAGCCCATAAACGAACTGCTTGACCTTTACGAGCTAAGTGTATAGCTAGAGCACTTCCCCAAGCACCTGCGCCAATAATAGCAATGGATGGAAAAAGGCCCGATGATTTTATAGACATATGTTTTTCATTTATTCCCAAGTTTTTAAATATTAATTCTTACTCTACATAGCTTCATAATACGATGAAATAAGAAAGATAAAAAGCAAGTATTTAGTTTAAATAGTATTAAATATTATCAAGCAAACTGGCAAAATGCTCCCCTTTATAGATAGGGTTGGTATAATAGAACTAGCCAACCCGATAAAGCTAAATAAGGGCCAAAAGCTATTCCTTTTCGCAAGCTATCTTTATTGCATAGATATAGCACAACGCCGACCAATGACGCTGCAACAGCCGCTATAAACAGAATATAAGGTAAAGCTTTTATGCCTAACCAAGCACCTAATAAGGCAAAACATTTAAAATCCCCTTCCCCCATAGGCTCAATTTTAATCAGCCATTGATAGCATTTAGCGAGTAGGTAAAGAAAAAGATAAGCAAAACAAGCACCTAAAATAGCAACTTCTGGGGAAACAAAAAGCTGCTTTATGCTTGAAAGTAACCCACACCACAATAAAGGAAACGTTATAATGTCTGGTAATATGTTATGTTCAAAATCAATAAACGCTAAAATTAATAACCCCCAGGTTAAAATTAACGCTGCAAAGGTTTGTAAGCTTATTCCAAATCGTTCAATGACTATAAATGAGGCCACTAAAGTTAAAATCTCGATAAGCGGATAGCAAAAAGAAATTCTTACCTGACAGTAGGCACATCTTCTTTTTAGAAAGAAATAACTTAGTATGGGAATTTTTTGTAACACAGTTAAACATTCACGACAACTCGGGCAATGCGAAAAAGGTAAAAATATATTAAAATCTTCTTCATTTAAATGAGTCAAATTTTCTTGATTTAAGAACGCTTGCGAATCTTTCTCCCATTGTTTTTTTAAAATCAATGGCAAACGATATATCAATACGGTAAAGAAACTACCTAACAAAACACTAAAAAAAACAAAAATACCTATTAAAAAATATTCCATTTAAATAACACTTCCTAATTTGAAGATAGGCAAATACATAGCTATAACTAAACAAGCGACCATTAAACCTAAAATAATAATTAATACTGGCTCCAATAATACGGATAAGTTTTCTGAAAAAAAATTTATTTTTTCTTCATATAGATCGGCCGTATTATTTAATATTTCACTTAGACAATTAGCCATTTCTCCAATTTTAATAAGTTGCAACAGATCTAATGGAAACAATTTTTGTTGTGAAAAGGCTTGATAAAAACATTCACCCTCACGTATATGTTCACAGCTGATTAAAATAGCCGTTTTATAAACAAAATTACCCGATATTTCAGCAATAAGTTGCAGAGCATCGATTAATGGCAAACCCGCTGCAAGCGCAGTAGATAATGCACGTGTAATTCGAGCTATTATAATTTCTGAGAGAATTTTATTAACAATAGGAATTTTTAAATAATAGCTATCTATTTTATTATCGATAATCGAGTATTTTTTCTTTAAAAAAAAGAAAAAACTACCTGATATCAATAACGATAATCCGCAATAGATACTAATAAATCCTATATGTTTTGATAAATATACAACAATGCGCGTTATTAATGGTAATTGTGCCCCTACGTCTGAAAAAAATTGTTCAAACTGAGGAACTATGCCCACCAATAAAGCAATAAAAATAAAAATTGCCACTATTAAAACTACAAGAGGATAGACTAAGGCATTAATTATTTTTGCTTTTTGTTTCATGCTTTTTTCTTGATAATCGGCGATGCGATCAAACATTAATCCTAAAGTAGCAGTTTTTTCTCCTAATGCAATTAAGCTACAATGGAATTCACTAAAATAAAATTTATTTCCTTGCAACGCTTCACTTAAAGAAAAACCGTTTTCTAAGTCAGCGATTAATTTTTGTAAATATTCATGTAGTGCCGTATTGCTGGTTGTGGTTTCTAGTAATTGCAAAATTTGCAACAATGGAATTCCCGCTTTTAATAAACGCGCTATCTGATGAGTAAAAACAAAAATCTCCTGCACCTTGACAGATCTAATAAATCGAATAGTCCAACGCGTATGAATATAGCTGATAAAAATACCTTGCTCTTGCAATTCTAAACGTAATTGAGCTTTACTTCGGAAAAATTCTTTACCTTTGCATGGTTTTCTTTTTTTAGTAATCCCTTTCCAAATATATATTTTAACAATACTTAACATAATGTATTTTTAATCTTTTATTATTCGTTTCATTTCTAACAAACTTATCTCACCTTGTTTAAGCTTTTCTAAAGCTGATAAATACAAAGTTTGCATTCCTTGTTTTTGTGCAAATTCTTTTATTTCTAATGCGTTATTTTTTTGTAAAATTATTTTTTTCATTTCCTCCGTAAGCGTTAAAATTTCAAAAATACCTGTACGACCTTTATATCCGTCTGTGCATTGCGAACATCCTCTTGCAGTGAAAATTTTAATATTAGGATCTGGTATTAAATTCAACTTAAACAAAAATTTTTCCGGTAATTGCTCTTCAATTTTGCATTGTGTACATAACCGTCTTACTAATCGCTGTGCAATAATTAAATTGACAGAAGCAACAATGTTGTAAGTAGGTATATTCATATTCTCTAAACGGATCAAACTCTCAATCGCGCTGTTAGTATGTAAAGTTGATAAAACGAGATGGCCTGTTTGTGCTGCCTTTATCCCTATTTCAGCTGTTTCCTGATCACGCATTTCGCCAACCATGATAATATCCGGATCTTGACGTAAAAATGCTCTTAGCACACAAGCAAAATTTAAACCTATGGCTGGATTTATGTTAACCTGATTGATTCCCGGCAAAATAATTTCTATAGGATTTTCAACAGTAGAGATATTAACTGTTGGTTTTTTTAAAAAACTTAATGCTGTGTAAAGCGTAATAGTTTTCCCGCTGCCAGTAGGTCCAGTCACTAAAATCATACCATGAGGACTTTTTAGGGCTGTTATAAATTCCCCTATTTGTTTTCTATTCATTCCTAATTTATCTATTTCTAGCAACATTTTGTTACTATCCAAAATTCTAATAACTAATTTTTCTCCGTGAATAGTGGGGCAGGTACTTAATCGGCAATCTACATTTCGACCATACCTATCTTTTACCTGAAAACGACCATCTTGTGGAATTCTTCGCTCAGCAATATCTAACTGAGACATGATTTTTAAACGGGTAATAACTCGTGGTATTAAATGTTTAGGTAAAACAACTATTGAATATAATAAACCATCGATACGAAAACGTATTTCTAATTGTTCTTGATAAGGTTCTATATGAATATCGGAAGCATTGCGTGTAATCGCATCGATCAAAAATTTATAGACATAATTTATAATTGTTAAATCATCACTGCTAGAATTATTAAACGATGAGTCAAGATTATTAATCTCCTTTAATTGCGCTTCTTTATCAGGATTTACACCTATAACACTACTAATGGTTTGTTTTTTTAAAGAAATGACTTTTTTTAATAGCGCTACTAATTTTTTTTCATCTGCAATCTTATATTCCAACATTAAGCCGGTAGTAAATCGAATAGTATCAAAAACTAATTGCTGTGTAGGATCAACCAAAACTAAACCCAATTTTTGTTTATCTTGCCATAAAGGTAATATTTGATATTTTTGTTGTAAATTTTTATCGATTAAACAACTGGGTATTTGCAATACATCGATAGTATCTAAGTCAATATATTCTAGAAAAAATTCTTTTGCTAAAAGCTGAGCTAAACAGGAAGAATCTATCTTTTTTGTTTGAATTAAATAAGTTATAAAAGAAACTTGCTGCTGCTTGGCATAAGCAATCATTTCTTCAATAAATTCTTTTTTTAAACCACAATCGAGTATTAAATGTTTTAAAAAATTATTGATGACAAACTTTTCCATTTTATTATCTACATGCAATCCAACCTTTATTTAGTATAACGCAAATTAAAGGTTAAATGTATTGACACATTATTTTTTTAATGTTTATATGGATACTACTAAGTTAATGAATACCTTGCTGGTAGAAGTTCTAGAGGTTAACAATAGAAATATTTAAAAAAAATAATAATTTCTATTTTTAGGAACTTACTTATTTTCTTATAGCTAATGCTTAGGAATTAATTAAATGCAAAATTTATATTATTGCGTTGATATATTCTCTAAGTTTTATAATGTAGGAAGTAGGAAATCCAGCAAGGTTTCTTATTTTTAGCTTGAATGGAATCTTTTTTTACCTCACTCTGGCTAAAATTTCACATTTTTAAATCCCTGAGATATATTAAAAAAATAAACTAATTCAATAAAAACCAGGATCTGATACTTATGGGCGGATTAAACCCACCTATTATTTATATTTGGCATACTAGGCTTGAAGTCCATGCAAAAAAATATACGCTCTTTCAAAGCTGGCTTTCTTCCGAGGAAAAAATACGGGCTGAAAAGCTAGCTACCCCTTATCGACAAAACTTTATTATTTCAAGAGGGGTGCTACGTGATTTATTAGCCTATTATTCTAATTACCCCCCCCAGGAGCTGAAATTAAGCTATTCACTTTCTGGTAAGCCCTTATTAATAAATCCTGAGCAACCCATAGAGTTTAACCTTTCTCATTCAAAAAATATCTTGGCTTATGCTTTTACGATTGACGCGCCTGTGGGTATTGATATTGAATATATAAGTCACAGAACGAATCTCGACAAAATCGCCTATCGTTTCTTCCCTGCGGATGAATATGATCGATTAAAATTATTAGAAGGTAAAAAAAAATTAAAGGCATTTTTTAATGCATGGGTAAAAACCGAAGTGTTAATAAAAGCCATGGGTAAAACCTTACAGACTCATCCCTATTCTCGATACAAACTATCCTTAGATCCTCAATTAAATCCTTTAATAGACATAAAAAAGAGTATAGATTCTCTTTATACTTTTTATAATTTATCCCTTTATCCTAATTTTGCAACGGCTGTTGCTGTAAAGGGCGATAGAAAACCTATCGTTATTAAAAAATATACCAAAACAATGTTTGCTCGCGTTAAAAGTAAATAATATTGATTACTCTTTATTAAAATTCCATGAGCATAAAACGCACTACACCACATGTCGTATCATCAGGTTGCATTTCTGTTAAAGGATAATGCTGGTTGAGAGCTTTCAGATAACGGCGATTGCCATCAATCACTAATTGTCTAAAAAGTAGTGTACTTCCAGGATCTTGCTTTATTTTAGCTAAGATAAAAGCCGCATTGTGTGCAACACAGTCGGTATCTAATACGATAATACAATTTTTTGGAAAACTTGGACCTTGAGCGGTTTCCATGCAATCATTTTCTACACGAAGTGCAAATGCATCCGAACTAAGGGGAATATTGGTGCTTAAATACTTTGAATAGGTTTTAGGTGAGATTTTTATAAAATGCAGAAAACGTTCTTTTGCCTCTTGGGGTGTCAATAAGGGCACCTGATAGTAAGGCTGATTATTTTCATAGTGATAAGCCCCTTCAGCTTCTTCAGCTGCATGCTCATGATCGAGCCATCCATGAGGTTTATTAAAAACTTTCTCAATATGGCTAGCCAATCGATCACCTATATTTTTAATCGGGCTATTGCCTATTAAATGACTAATTTGGCTTTGCGAACGATCCAAATGATCAGATAAATCAGTGATCCCACCTACTAAGCGAGCTAATTTCCGTAAATTTTTCCGTCTAATATCTTTTATATTCATGCCATAGCTTTATTAAAGTTTTATTGTTATGACCCATAGAGTAAACTTATACTTTGTTTAAAGTCCTATAAATGTCAAAAAAAGTAATATGTATGGTAATACATATTACCTTTTTAGATAAGTAGCGGCATAAATTATTTTAACTTAACAACAAAACTACCTAGTTTTTTCTTAACTTTTATCTTTTTCAGCTGTATATAATTTGGTAAACCTTTTTGATACGGAGGATAATCCTCCTCCTGAATTAATGGCAACAGATAATCACGACAGCGTTGTGTAATATGGAAACCCTCTTTAGTGATATACGCACGAGGTAATTTTCTTTCCTTATTAGCAACCGCAGCTAATTTTGCCTCTCCAATGCTCCATTGATAACGCTTGCTTGGCCCTCTAACAATAGTAGGCATGACCGCATTTTTTCCTTTAATAGCCAATTCAACAGCGGCTTTGCCTAAAGCATAGGCCTGTTTAACATCAACTCCAGCAGCAATATGTCGTGCCGAACGCTGCAAATAGTCAGGTAGCGCCCAATGATATTTATACCCTAACTTAGTTTTAACTAATTGCGCAATAACTGGAGCCGCGCCACCAAGCTGCTTATGGCCAAATGCATCAGTCGTACCTATTTCAGCTAAAAATTTTTGTGTAGAATCCTTAATCCCTTCTGCCAAAACAATAACACAAAAACCCCATTTTTTTACTGTTTTATCTACTTTCTGTAAAAATAAAGATTCGTTAAAGATTATTTCAGGAAATAAAATAATATGCGGCACATCTCCTTTTTTTTGCATAGCCAGCCCACTTGCTGCCGCTATCCAACCGGTATGTCGGCCCATTACTTCCATAATGAACACTTTAGTCGATGTTGCGTACATCGAAGCAACATCTAAACCCGCTTCTAGCGTAGAAATAGCGATATATTTTGCAACAGAACCAAAACCAGGGCAGTTATCGGTAATAGGAAGATCATTATCCACCGTTTTGGGGATACCTATGCAACTTAGGGGGTAACCTAGCGTTTGGCTGAGCAAATAAACTTTATGCGCTGTATCCTGTGAATCCCCGCCTCCATTATAAAAAAAATAACCAATATCATGCGCTTTAAAAACCTCCAATAAGCGTTCATATTCCGCACGATTATTCTCTAAACTTTTTAATTTATAACGACAAGAGCCAAATGCTCCCCCGGGTGTATAACGTAATCCAGCAATCGCTTTGCTGCTTTCTTTGCTGGTATCAATTAAATCTTCAGTTAAAGCGCCTATAATTCCATTACATCCCGCATAAACCTTTCCAATTTTATTTTTATAATGCCTAGCAGTTTCAATCACCCCACTGGCTGTTGCATTAATAACTGCCGTTACACCGCCTGATTGAGCATAAAACACATTTTTCTTTGACATCCTGCGTATTCTCCAGGTAACTTAAAGTTAAATATACTCACAGCAATTGGATTTTTGGCAAGTGCCGCGCTCGTGCAGCAATCTATGTGGTATAACATATACATGAGGATTGCGAGTTGAGCGGCAACACAGACAAAAATTCAAGTGCAAAGAGTATAATATACTTGAAACATTCACACTTTTTCTAGACTCACATCATGCGACTTCATATTTTAGGCATCTGCGGTACATTTATGGCAGGCATCGCTTTAATAGCCAAGCAAAAAAATTTGGACGTAACCGGCTCTGATGCGAATATCTATCCTCCGATGAGTATTCATTTGGCGGAACATAAAATTACAGTTTTTGAAGGCTATAATGAAAAAAATCTGTTACCTCACCCTAATTTAGTCATCATGGGAAATGCCATGACCCGTGGAAACCCGTGTGTGGAATATGTTTTAAATCAAAATATCCCTTATATTTCTGGTCCGCAATGGCTAGCGGAAAATGTTTTACACAAATATCATGTTTTAGCTGTTTCGGGTACACATGGGAAAACCACGGTATCGAGTTTATTAAGTTGGATATTAGAATATGCTGGCTTAAATCCTGGATTTTTAATTGGTGGTATCTCTAAAAATTTTGATAGTTCTGCCCGTTTAGGAAAAGAAGATTTTTTTGTCATTGAAGCAGATGAATATGATACGGCATTTTTTGACAAACGCTCGAAATTTATCCATTACCATCCTCAAACTTTGATTTTAAATAATCTTGAATTTGATCATGCTGATATTTTTCCAAACTTGAATGCG
It encodes the following:
- a CDS encoding GspE/PulE family protein, which codes for MEKFVINNFLKHLILDCGLKKEFIEEMIAYAKQQQVSFITYLIQTKKIDSSCLAQLLAKEFFLEYIDLDTIDVLQIPSCLIDKNLQQKYQILPLWQDKQKLGLVLVDPTQQLVFDTIRFTTGLMLEYKIADEKKLVALLKKVISLKKQTISSVIGVNPDKEAQLKEINNLDSSFNNSSSDDLTIINYVYKFLIDAITRNASDIHIEPYQEQLEIRFRIDGLLYSIVVLPKHLIPRVITRLKIMSQLDIAERRIPQDGRFQVKDRYGRNVDCRLSTCPTIHGEKLVIRILDSNKMLLEIDKLGMNRKQIGEFITALKSPHGMILVTGPTGSGKTITLYTALSFLKKPTVNISTVENPIEIILPGINQVNINPAIGLNFACVLRAFLRQDPDIIMVGEMRDQETAEIGIKAAQTGHLVLSTLHTNSAIESLIRLENMNIPTYNIVASVNLIIAQRLVRRLCTQCKIEEQLPEKFLFKLNLIPDPNIKIFTARGCSQCTDGYKGRTGIFEILTLTEEMKKIILQKNNALEIKEFAQKQGMQTLYLSALEKLKQGEISLLEMKRIIKD
- a CDS encoding 4'-phosphopantetheinyl transferase family protein, giving the protein MGGLNPPIIYIWHTRLEVHAKKYTLFQSWLSSEEKIRAEKLATPYRQNFIISRGVLRDLLAYYSNYPPQELKLSYSLSGKPLLINPEQPIEFNLSHSKNILAYAFTIDAPVGIDIEYISHRTNLDKIAYRFFPADEYDRLKLLEGKKKLKAFFNAWVKTEVLIKAMGKTLQTHPYSRYKLSLDPQLNPLIDIKKSIDSLYTFYNLSLYPNFATAVAVKGDRKPIVIKKYTKTMFARVKSK
- a CDS encoding LexA family protein, translating into MNIKDIRRKNLRKLARLVGGITDLSDHLDRSQSQISHLIGNSPIKNIGDRLASHIEKVFNKPHGWLDHEHAAEEAEGAYHYENNQPYYQVPLLTPQEAKERFLHFIKISPKTYSKYLSTNIPLSSDAFALRVENDCMETAQGPSFPKNCIIVLDTDCVAHNAAFILAKIKQDPGSTLLFRQLVIDGNRRYLKALNQHYPLTEMQPDDTTCGVVRFMLMEF
- a CDS encoding 6-phosphofructokinase; protein product: MSKKNVFYAQSGGVTAVINATASGVIETARHYKNKIGKVYAGCNGIIGALTEDLIDTSKESSKAIAGLRYTPGGAFGSCRYKLKSLENNRAEYERLLEVFKAHDIGYFFYNGGGDSQDTAHKVYLLSQTLGYPLSCIGIPKTVDNDLPITDNCPGFGSVAKYIAISTLEAGLDVASMYATSTKVFIMEVMGRHTGWIAAASGLAMQKKGDVPHIILFPEIIFNESLFLQKVDKTVKKWGFCVIVLAEGIKDSTQKFLAEIGTTDAFGHKQLGGAAPVIAQLVKTKLGYKYHWALPDYLQRSARHIAAGVDVKQAYALGKAAVELAIKGKNAVMPTIVRGPSKRYQWSIGEAKLAAVANKERKLPRAYITKEGFHITQRCRDYLLPLIQEEDYPPYQKGLPNYIQLKKIKVKKKLGSFVVKLK